Proteins encoded together in one Diabrotica undecimpunctata isolate CICGRU chromosome 3, icDiaUnde3, whole genome shotgun sequence window:
- the LOC140436499 gene encoding uncharacterized protein isoform X2: METLTEDSSYKGSYTSQPSEEKTLNKNMKVTTEQKPYKCEICFKQFTRVYSLKRHLRGHTGEKPYKCEICFKQFSQACHLKIHLRVHSGENTYKCEICFKQFIQACNLKTHLRVHTGKKSYKCEICFKQFSHAWSLTIHLRVHSGENTYKCEICFKQFSHALSLTIHLRVHSGENTYKCEICFKQFSQACNLKTHLRVHTGEKPYKCEICFKQFNQASNLKSHLRVHTGARPYQCEICFKQFSHAGGLKTHLKVHTGEKPYKCEICFKQFSQAVSLKNHLTVHTGEKSYKCEICFKQFNQAGTLKSHLRVHTGEKSHKCEICFKEFHQASNLKSHLRVHTGARPYQCEICFKQFSHAGGLKTHLKVHTGEKPYKCEICFKQFSQAVSLKNHLTVHTGEKSYKCEICFKQFNQAGTLKSHLRVHTGEKSHKCEICFKGFRQACNLKTHLRVHTGARPYQCEICFKQFSHAGNLKTHLEVHTREKP, from the coding sequence ATGGAGACACTAACTGAAGATTCATCATACAAAGGAAGTTACACGAGTCAACCATCTgaagaaaaaacattaaataaaaatatgaaagttaCGACTGAacaaaagccttacaagtgtgaaatttgttttaagcagtttactcgaGTATATAGTTTGAAAAGACATTTAAGAgggcacactggagaaaagccttacaagtgtgaaatttgttttaagcaatttagtcaagcctgtcatttgaaaatacatttaagAGTGCACAGTGGTGAAAAcacttataagtgtgaaatttgttttaagcaatttattcaagcctgtaatttgaaaacacatttgagagtgcacactggaaaaaaatcttacaagtgtgaaatttgttttaagcaatttagtcatgCATGGTCTTTGAcaatacatttgagagtgcacagtGGTGAAAAcacttacaagtgtgaaatttgttttaagcaatttagtcatgCATTGTCTTTGAcaatacatttgagagtgcacagtGGTGAAAAcacttacaagtgtgaaatttgttttaagcaatttagtcaagcatgtaatttgaaaacacatttgagagtgcacactggagaaaaaccttacaagtgtgaaatttgttttaagcaatttaatcaAGCCAGTAATTTGAAAagtcatttgagagtgcacactggagcaAGACCTTatcagtgtgaaatttgtttcaagcaatTTAGTCACGCAGGtggtttgaaaacacatttgaaagTACACAcaggggaaaaaccttacaagtgtgaaatttgttttaagcaatttagtcaagccgttagtttgaaaaatcatttgacagtgcacactggagaaaagtcttacaagtgtgaaatttgttttaagcaatttaatcaAGCCGGAACTTTGAAAagtcatttgagagtgcacactggagaaaagtctcacaagtgtgaaatttgttttaaggaaTTTCATCAAGCCAGTAATTTGAAAagtcatttgagagtgcacactggagcaAGACCTTatcagtgtgaaatttgtttcaagcaatTTAGTCACGCAGGtggtttgaaaacacatttgaaagTACACAcaggggaaaaaccttacaagtgtgaaatttgttttaagcaatttagtcaagccgttagtttgaaaaatcatttgacagtgcacactggagaaaagtcttacaagtgtgaaatttgttttaagcaatttaatcaAGCCGGAACTTTGAAAagtcatttgagagtgcacactggagaaaagtctcacaagtgtgaaatttgttttaagggaTTTCGTCAAGCctgtaatttgaaaacacatttgagagtgcacactggagcaAGACCTTatcagtgtgaaatttgtttcaagcaatTTAGTCACg